The uncultured Cohaesibacter sp. genome window below encodes:
- a CDS encoding integration host factor subunit beta — protein sequence MIKSELVQHIAEQNPHLYQRDVEHIVNAILDEISDALARGDRVELRGFGAFSVKNRPARVGRNPRTGEKVPVAEKYVPFFKTGKEMRERLNDGDDSE from the coding sequence ATGATCAAGTCCGAATTGGTACAACACATCGCAGAACAAAACCCGCATCTCTATCAGAGAGATGTAGAACATATTGTCAACGCCATCCTTGACGAGATTTCCGACGCCCTGGCGCGCGGGGATCGGGTCGAGTTGCGCGGCTTCGGCGCGTTCTCGGTCAAGAACCGTCCGGCACGCGTCGGGCGCAACCCGAGAACGGGCGAAAAGGTTCCGGTGGCAGAGAAATATGTTCCTTTCTTCAAAACCGGCAAGGAAATGCGCGAGCGTCTCAACGACGGGGACGATAGCGAATAG
- the sppA gene encoding signal peptide peptidase SppA, translated as MSFDLDHLIERRQLKRKLSVWRIIAVIALFILVIGSSMSLILDAADLTTKKDQIAKIVFAGTIVGQERKLKLIKDLEKDDHVKGVVVSINSPGGATSGGEAIYDALKELRKKKPVVASMDAMAASAGYLIALPTERIFARRTSITGSIGVLFQYTDLSKLMETVGVEMRSVKSAPLKAEPNPFSGKNPEAEAMIAKMIDDSFQWFVDLVAENRPFDRARALELADGRVVTGGQALELQLVDELGGPEEAKNWLIKQHNLDTNLKLIEWKPEPITQSFPFGFASRMMASLLPQPIIDLFAQRNDAVQLDGLVSVWQAQKNEQ; from the coding sequence ATGTCTTTCGATTTGGATCATTTGATAGAGCGCCGCCAGCTCAAGCGCAAACTCTCGGTTTGGCGCATCATCGCTGTTATCGCGCTGTTCATTCTGGTCATCGGGTCTTCCATGTCTCTCATTCTGGATGCTGCAGATCTAACCACCAAGAAGGACCAGATCGCCAAGATCGTCTTTGCGGGCACAATCGTTGGTCAGGAACGCAAACTGAAGCTGATCAAGGATCTGGAGAAGGACGACCACGTCAAGGGTGTGGTCGTCTCGATCAATAGTCCCGGCGGCGCAACGTCCGGTGGTGAAGCGATTTATGACGCGCTCAAGGAGCTGCGCAAGAAAAAGCCGGTTGTTGCCAGCATGGATGCCATGGCTGCGTCTGCGGGTTACCTGATCGCGCTACCGACTGAGCGCATCTTTGCTCGTCGCACTTCAATCACCGGGTCCATTGGTGTCCTGTTCCAATATACCGACCTGTCCAAGTTGATGGAGACAGTCGGCGTCGAGATGCGATCGGTCAAGAGTGCGCCGCTGAAGGCAGAGCCAAACCCGTTCTCTGGCAAGAATCCGGAGGCCGAGGCAATGATCGCCAAGATGATTGATGATTCTTTTCAATGGTTTGTTGACCTTGTTGCCGAAAATCGACCGTTTGATCGGGCCCGCGCCCTCGAACTGGCCGATGGTCGGGTGGTCACCGGCGGGCAGGCTCTGGAGCTGCAACTGGTCGATGAGCTCGGGGGGCCGGAAGAAGCCAAGAACTGGTTGATTAAACAGCACAATCTCGATACAAATCTGAAGCTGATCGAGTGGAAGCCGGAGCCTATAACCCAGAGCTTCCCGTTCGGTTTTGCCAGCAGGATGATGGCCAGCCTGTTGCCTCAACCAATTATTGACCTGTTTGCCCAACGAAATGATGCGGTTCAACTTGACGGACTGGTCTCAGTTTGGCAGGCTCAAAAAAACGAACAATAA
- a CDS encoding phosphoribosylanthranilate isomerase, protein MYVKICGLSTPETIATGLQCGANWIGFVFFPKSPRHVDYGKAKELVGPVRGKASIVALTVNASDDELEAIDRSINPDIWQLHGTETPERVSQIKALFNRPVMKALSIRDEADLAPIPAYEDVSDILLFDAKPPRDMNTELPGGNGITFDWRLIQNLKLKKPFVLSGGLNPDNVAEAIRLTRPQGVDVSSGIESAPGVKDRQKIIDFVHAAKSAAREL, encoded by the coding sequence ATGTATGTAAAGATCTGTGGCCTGTCGACGCCAGAAACGATTGCGACGGGCCTGCAATGTGGTGCCAACTGGATTGGATTTGTTTTCTTTCCGAAAAGCCCGAGGCATGTAGATTATGGGAAAGCGAAGGAACTGGTGGGTCCGGTACGCGGCAAAGCGTCCATAGTTGCCCTCACTGTCAATGCGAGTGACGATGAGCTTGAGGCCATCGACCGGTCGATCAATCCCGATATCTGGCAATTGCACGGCACGGAAACGCCCGAACGCGTTTCCCAGATCAAGGCGCTATTCAACCGCCCCGTCATGAAAGCCCTGTCCATCCGGGATGAAGCGGATCTTGCTCCCATACCTGCCTATGAGGATGTGAGCGATATCCTGCTGTTCGACGCCAAACCGCCACGGGACATGAATACCGAACTGCCTGGCGGCAATGGCATCACCTTCGACTGGCGCCTCATACAGAATCTCAAGCTCAAGAAGCCATTCGTCCTGTCAGGCGGGCTCAATCCGGACAATGTTGCCGAAGCCATTCGCCTGACACGCCCGCAGGGAGTCGATGTTTCCTCGGGCATAGAGAGTGCGCCGGGGGTCAAGGACCGGCAGAAGATTATTGATTTCGTCCATGCCGCCAAGTCGGCTGCCCGGGAACTCTGA
- a CDS encoding LapA family protein, whose translation MKIIKRFLQLIILVPFGIVMISLAVANRHEVKLALDPFSPEQPVLDFTLPLYMVIFGALLVGVFIGGFMAWLKQGRHRKAAREKRYEAQRWRNEADRQQKRLEKLAADPKSDVPALPASGSTAITKVAM comes from the coding sequence ATGAAAATAATCAAACGCTTTCTGCAGCTGATCATTCTGGTGCCGTTCGGCATCGTGATGATCTCGTTGGCTGTTGCCAACCGTCATGAAGTCAAACTTGCTCTGGATCCGTTTTCGCCGGAACAGCCGGTGCTGGATTTCACCCTGCCGCTGTATATGGTGATCTTCGGCGCGCTGCTTGTCGGTGTTTTCATCGGCGGGTTCATGGCTTGGCTGAAGCAGGGCCGCCATCGCAAGGCTGCCCGTGAAAAACGGTATGAAGCGCAGCGATGGCGCAACGAAGCGGATCGTCAGCAGAAGCGTCTTGAAAAGCTGGCCGCCGACCCGAAGAGCGATGTTCCGGCATTGCCTGCGTCCGGCTCGACAGCCATCACCAAGGTTGCGATGTAG